In Clostridiisalibacter paucivorans DSM 22131, the following are encoded in one genomic region:
- a CDS encoding ATP-dependent metallopeptidase FtsH/Yme1/Tma family protein yields the protein MKNKIIFILMLIGLFLSSILMVLGVFNLSILDRLTAIDKLAIWSITLFLVFYHFKLKHNHQLVAASLSSNNKKAEQSNTSNTPDVTFNDVAGLEEIKEELLEVIDFIKDSEKYKQMGAKIPRGLLFYGPPGTGKTLLAKAFAGESNSTFLYASGSEFVEKYVGVGAKRIRTLFEKAKKEPPSIIFIDEIDAIGSKRNLDNNNEKDQTLNQLLVEMDGFNKNDSIVIIGATNRLDLLDDALLRPGRFDRHIYVGNPNVKSREEIFKVHIKDKPIDKTVQIKSLSQKTHGFSGAQLANIANEAAIIAVRNNKKKIDGNDFDAAIERVVAGLKVKNPSVQLREKRVVAHHEAGHAIVGKVLDIDMIQKISIVPRGQALGYVLKFPDEDRYLLTKEELLNKIKMLLGGRAAELLIFNEITTGAQDDLKKATDIAQNMVCSYGMGQNGHMSIEEQYVKYNIREIQSQIKNIIDSAFQDAFNILKEHQDILIRMANHLIIHETITGKDVDKYFSKNY from the coding sequence TTGAAAAATAAAATCATATTCATCCTTATGCTTATAGGGTTGTTCCTTTCCTCTATCTTAATGGTACTTGGTGTATTTAACCTCTCCATTCTAGATAGATTAACAGCTATAGACAAACTAGCTATATGGTCCATTACTTTGTTTCTTGTATTTTATCACTTTAAATTGAAACATAATCATCAACTAGTAGCTGCATCTTTAAGTAGTAACAATAAAAAAGCAGAACAATCCAATACTTCAAATACTCCAGATGTAACTTTTAACGACGTAGCCGGATTAGAAGAAATAAAAGAAGAATTATTAGAAGTAATAGATTTTATAAAGGATTCAGAAAAATATAAACAAATGGGAGCAAAAATACCTAGAGGACTATTATTTTATGGCCCTCCTGGAACTGGTAAGACTCTCTTAGCTAAAGCATTTGCAGGAGAAAGCAATTCTACATTTCTATATGCCAGTGGATCAGAATTTGTAGAAAAATACGTAGGAGTAGGTGCCAAGCGTATAAGAACACTATTTGAAAAAGCAAAGAAAGAACCTCCCAGTATTATCTTTATAGATGAGATAGATGCCATAGGTAGCAAAAGAAATCTAGATAATAATAATGAAAAAGACCAAACATTGAACCAGCTCCTGGTGGAAATGGATGGGTTCAATAAAAATGATTCCATTGTAATAATAGGTGCAACAAACAGACTAGATTTATTAGACGACGCATTGTTAAGGCCTGGAAGATTTGATAGACATATTTATGTGGGAAATCCAAATGTCAAATCTAGGGAAGAAATATTCAAAGTTCATATAAAAGATAAACCCATAGATAAGACTGTACAAATTAAATCTCTTTCTCAAAAAACCCATGGATTTTCTGGAGCACAATTGGCCAATATAGCCAATGAAGCAGCTATTATAGCTGTAAGAAACAATAAGAAAAAAATTGATGGAAATGATTTTGATGCAGCTATAGAGAGGGTTGTAGCTGGATTAAAAGTCAAAAATCCTTCTGTTCAGTTAAGAGAAAAAAGGGTTGTAGCCCATCACGAAGCGGGCCACGCCATAGTAGGAAAAGTGCTAGATATAGATATGATTCAAAAAATATCCATAGTTCCCAGAGGGCAGGCATTGGGATATGTATTGAAATTTCCTGATGAAGATAGATACTTGCTAACTAAAGAAGAGCTATTAAATAAGATCAAAATGCTATTAGGTGGTAGAGCAGCAGAGTTACTCATATTTAATGAAATTACTACTGGAGCCCAAGATGACTTGAAAAAGGCTACAGATATTGCACAAAATATGGTTTGTTCCTATGGCATGGGCCAAAATGGACATATGTCCATAGAAGAACAATATGTAAAATATAATATTCGTGAGATTCAATCCCAAATCAAAAATATAATTGACTCTGCATTTCAAGATGCCTTCAACATATTAAAAGAACATCAAGATATACTAATAAGAATGGCAAATCATTTAATAATACATGAAACTATAACAGGAAAAGATGTTGACAAATATTTCAGTAAAAATTATTAA
- the infC gene encoding translation initiation factor IF-3 — MSLFFIYLIYRRCFNIKELQINGQIRDREVRLIDFNGDQVGVVNVKKAMSIAEERKLDLVKVAPNAKPPVCRIMDYGKYKYEQAKKEKEAKKNQKTINVKEIRLTPRIEEHDLNVKAGKAIKFLKNEDKVKVTVRFRGRELGHTETGKEVLNEFAKLVSDVGVIDKKPKMEGRNMIMFLSPKN; from the coding sequence ATTTCGCTTTTTTTTATATATTTAATTTATAGGAGGTGTTTTAATATTAAAGAACTTCAAATCAATGGCCAAATCAGAGATAGAGAAGTAAGGCTAATAGACTTTAATGGGGATCAAGTTGGAGTAGTTAACGTAAAAAAGGCTATGAGTATAGCAGAAGAAAGAAAACTTGATTTAGTAAAGGTTGCTCCAAATGCCAAACCCCCAGTTTGTCGTATAATGGATTACGGAAAGTATAAATATGAGCAAGCAAAAAAAGAGAAAGAAGCTAAGAAAAACCAGAAGACAATCAATGTAAAAGAGATAAGGTTAACTCCTAGAATAGAAGAACATGATTTGAATGTTAAAGCTGGTAAAGCTATAAAGTTTTTAAAGAATGAAGACAAAGTAAAGGTTACAGTTAGATTTAGAGGAAGAGAATTAGGACATACAGAGACTGGTAAAGAGGTATTAAATGAATTTGCTAAATTGGTTTCAGATGTTGGAGTAATTGATAAGAAACCTAAAATGGAAGGTAGAAATATGATTATGTTTTTGAGTCCTAAAAATTAA
- the rpmI gene encoding 50S ribosomal protein L35 produces the protein MAKMKTHRGAAKRFKKTGSGKWKRGSNYKSHILGKKTAKRKRNLRKQKLVSASDMKRVKDLLPY, from the coding sequence ATGGCAAAAATGAAAACTCATAGAGGTGCTGCTAAGAGGTTTAAAAAGACTGGAAGTGGCAAATGGAAAAGAGGAAGCAATTATAAAAGTCATATATTAGGCAAGAAAACTGCTAAAAGAAAAAGAAATTTAAGAAAACAAAAGCTAGTTAGTGCTAGTGATATGAAGAGAGTAAAAGACTTACTACCATACTAA
- the rplT gene encoding 50S ribosomal protein L20 — protein sequence MARVKKAINAKKRHKKILKLAKGYYGAKSKLFRPANQAVMKALSTAYVGRKLKKRDFRKLWISRINAGARLNGLSYSRFINGLKKAKIEINRKVLSEMAIHDPEGFKQLVEVAKENI from the coding sequence ATGGCTAGAGTTAAGAAGGCAATTAATGCTAAAAAAAGACATAAAAAGATATTAAAACTTGCAAAGGGCTATTATGGTGCTAAAAGTAAGCTTTTTAGACCTGCTAATCAAGCAGTTATGAAGGCCTTAAGTACAGCTTATGTTGGAAGGAAATTAAAGAAAAGAGACTTTAGAAAGCTTTGGATTTCTAGGATAAATGCAGGTGCTAGACTAAATGGTCTTTCATATAGTAGGTTTATAAACGGTCTTAAAAAGGCTAAGATAGAAATAAATAGAAAAGTTTTATCTGAAATGGCTATTCATGATCCAGAAGGATTTAAACAATTAGTAGAGGTTGCAAAAGAAAATATATAG
- a CDS encoding TrkH family potassium uptake protein, giving the protein MIDINIKDGIDRLKLNPAQALVVGFAGLIFFGAILLNLPIASQNGNSIGFIDALFTSASAVCVTGLIVVNTAAHWTLFGKIVILVLIQIGGLGFMTMATLLALLLGKKITLKDRLIMQEELNQFTISGLVKLTRYIIVATITIEAIGAFFLSFKFIPTYGLAKGIWFSVFHSISAFCNAGFDIIGNSMESFAESFIVNFTIGVLVILGGLGYSIYLDISNKKSFKRLSLHSKVVLLITGVLLVVGFVAVLFLEFNNDATLGQLSFKGKILGSMFQSIVPRTAGFNSIDMGAITNATAFIIIILMFIGGSPGSTAGGIKTTTVGCILFSVFSVIKGYKDVEIYKKRIPVELIFRAIAVIGIGLAIVVLAVTILSITEDASFLDILFETVSAFATVGLSRGITSNLSIVGRLIITFTMFVGRLGPLTMAFAFAKKQRSKKGLYRYPEDRIIVG; this is encoded by the coding sequence ATGATTGATATTAATATAAAAGATGGAATAGATAGATTGAAATTAAATCCTGCTCAAGCATTAGTAGTGGGATTTGCAGGACTTATATTTTTTGGAGCAATATTATTAAATCTACCCATAGCATCTCAAAATGGTAATAGTATAGGGTTTATAGATGCATTATTTACATCTGCTTCAGCAGTTTGTGTGACAGGGCTTATAGTGGTAAATACAGCTGCTCACTGGACATTGTTTGGGAAAATAGTTATTTTGGTCTTGATTCAAATTGGTGGATTAGGATTTATGACTATGGCAACCTTATTGGCATTATTATTAGGAAAAAAAATAACTTTAAAAGATAGATTAATAATGCAAGAAGAACTTAATCAATTTACTATATCAGGGTTAGTTAAATTGACTAGATACATAATCGTGGCAACTATAACAATAGAAGCCATAGGGGCGTTTTTTCTGTCATTTAAATTTATACCTACATATGGTTTGGCCAAAGGGATATGGTTTTCTGTGTTCCATTCCATATCTGCCTTTTGTAATGCAGGGTTTGATATAATAGGTAATAGTATGGAATCTTTTGCAGAGAGTTTTATAGTAAACTTTACGATTGGAGTTTTGGTGATTTTAGGAGGATTAGGATATAGTATCTATTTGGATATAAGTAATAAAAAGAGTTTCAAAAGACTATCATTACATTCTAAAGTAGTTTTGTTAATTACTGGAGTTTTATTAGTTGTAGGATTTGTTGCTGTATTGTTTTTAGAATTTAACAATGATGCTACTTTAGGACAATTATCATTTAAAGGTAAAATATTGGGATCTATGTTTCAGTCAATAGTACCTAGAACAGCAGGTTTTAATAGTATAGATATGGGTGCTATAACTAATGCCACGGCATTTATTATAATTATCCTTATGTTTATAGGGGGTTCTCCAGGATCTACTGCAGGAGGTATAAAAACTACTACTGTTGGATGTATATTATTTAGTGTTTTTTCTGTGATAAAGGGATATAAGGACGTAGAAATATATAAAAAGAGAATACCTGTTGAGCTTATCTTTAGAGCTATTGCCGTTATTGGAATTGGATTAGCTATAGTTGTTTTGGCAGTTACTATATTATCTATAACAGAAGATGCGTCATTTTTAGATATTCTATTTGAGACAGTTTCAGCATTTGCTACAGTTGGACTAAGCAGAGGAATAACATCTAATCTAAGTATAGTAGGAAGACTTATAATAACATTTACTATGTTTGTAGGTAGATTGGGGCCATTGACCATGGCATTTGCATTTGCTAAGAAACAAAGAAGTAAAAAAGGACTATATAGATATCCAGAAGATAGAATTATTGTAGGTTAG